Sequence from the Microbacterium sp. 1.5R genome:
ATCGCCGGCATCCTGATGCTGATGTCTCCCCGCGCCCGCTCCACAGGGGTCGGCTTCCTCGTCGGATGGCTCGGGGGGATCGTGATCGTGGCCGTGCTGTTCGCCGCCCTCTCGTCGGTCCTCCCGGACCAGTCCGGCGACGGAGCCACTCCGATTCTCGGGGTGGTGCAGCTCGTCCTCGGTGTGCTGATGCTGCTCATGGCGGTGCGCCAATGGCGGGGTCGGCCGAAGCCGGGCGCACAGCCCGAGATGCCGAAGTGGATGGCGCAGATCGACGGGATGACGTTCTTCGCGGCACTCGGGCTCGGACTGCTGCTCGCGGCGCTGAACCCCAAGAACCTGCTGCTCGGAGCCAGTGCCGGCGTGACTCTGGGTGGCGCGGGGCTCGGTGTCGGAGACATGGTCGTCGTGGTGGTGATCTACACGATCCTCGCGTCGTCGACGGTGTTGATCCCGGTCGTCGGATTCCTGCTCGCGTCGGAGCGCCTGCGCGCGCCGCTGGGCAGATTGCGCGACTGGCTGCAGGCGGAGAACGCCGTCATCATGACGGTGCTGCTTCTCGTGCTGGGTGTGGTGATCATCGGCAAGGGCATCGCCGCCTTCGGGTGAGCGACGCAGAACGGAGGGGACTCGGATGAGTGAACTGGATGAGCTCCGCGAGCGCGTCGTCGCGCTCGAACGGGAGAACGACGAACTCCGCACGCCGAAGAAGCGACGATTCCGAGCGAAGAGCGTCGTCGGTGCGATCCTGCTCGTGCTGGCTGTGGTGCTCGCGCCCGTCGCCGCGATGGGAACCTGGGCCCGTCTGCAGTTGGTCGACACCGAGCGCTTCGTCGCCACATTCGCCCCGCTCGCGTCCGATCCGGATGTGCAGGATTTCGTCGCCGATCAGGTGACCACCGCGATAGACGAGCAGGTCGACATCTCGGCGGTCGTCGGCGAGGTGTTCGACGGCATCCGGTCGCTCGGGCTTCCACCGCGCGCCGACACGGCGATCTCACTGCTCGAGGGCCCCGCCGCGAACGGCGCGATCTCGCTGATCGACGGAGTGGTGCGCGATGTGGTGCGGTCAGACCAGTTCGCCGACATCTGGACGCAGTCGCTGCGCTTCACCCATGAGCGGGCCACGGCGATCATCCAGAACGCACCGGGCACGGCGGTGCAGCTCGGCGACGACGGCGCGGTCACGATCGAACTCGGAGTGGTGATCGACCGGGTCAAAGAGGCGATGTCGGAGCGCGGGATCGGCCTCGCCGACGTGATCCCCGAGATCGACAGGTCGATTCCCATCGCCCAGGCGGATGCCCTCGCACTGGTGCGCACGGTGTACCAGGTCGCGGACATCGGCGGCTTCTGGCTGCCGTGGCTCGTGCTCGGCCTCTTCGTCGCCGGCGTGCTGCTGATGCGCGATCGACCTCGAGCGCTCTTCTGGTCGAGCGCAGGTTTCGCTCTCGTGTTCCTGCTGCTCACGGCGGGCATGGGCATCGGGCGAGGTGTGTTCATCCGCGCGGTGAGCCCGTCGATCATGTCGGCCGCGGCGGCGACGGCGCTGTTCGAACAGCTCACGTCGCTCCTTGCGGGAACGATCGCCGCGCTCGCCCTCGTCGGTGTGCTGATCGCGATCTGGGCGTGGCTCGCAGGCTCGGGTCGAACGGCGGTCGCGTTCAGGGGACTCCTCGAGAGCGGGTTCTCGGCCGTACGCGGTGCGGCCGAGAAGCGAGGCCTCACGACCGGTGCCTTCGGTCGAGGGGTGGACCGCTCCCGAGGTCCGATCTTCCTCGTCGGTGCGCTCGCGGCGATGACGCTGCTGATCGTCACGCGACCGGTGTCGTTCGGGGTGGTCATCGGAGTCGGAGCGGGCCTGCTGGTCCTCGCGATCCTCATCGAGCTGCTGCGTCGGCCGGAGGGGGACGCGGACATCGCGCCAGTGGCACGTGATCCGCGAGACGAACCGGTGTCGGAGCCTCTGGCGGAGCGTGCTCCGGATGCCGTGAGCTAGCCCGGCCCCGGCGGCGCTCACCCTCGACGGGTGAGCGCCGCTGCATTCGACACGGATCAACGCAGAAGATGGGCGCATGACGGACGACTCGACACCCGAACGCACGAGAGCCACGCGGATCCTCGACATCGTCACGGTCGTCCTGCTCTCGATCACCGCGGTCGTCACGGCATGGTGCGGATTCGAGGCGTCGAAGTGGGGCGGCGAGATGTCGATCGCCTTCAGCCAGGCATCCAGTGCCCGGGTGCAGGCGGCGTCGGCCCAGTCGACAGCCCAGGCCGCGCGTCAGTACGACCTCACCATCTACACCGAGTGGGTGCTGGCGGAGGCGGACGGCAGGCAGGAGCTGGTGCAGTTCATCGAGCAGCGGTTCACCCCCGAGTTCACGGTCGCGTTCGACGCCTGGATCGCTGAAGACCGCGAATCGCAGGGGCCGTTCGTGATGGAGGAGTACGTGCCCCCGGGCACGAGGGAGGCCGAGGAGCTCAACGCGAGAGCCGATGCGAAATTCGACGAGGCCCTCGCCAACAACCAGCGCGGCGACGACTATTCGCTGCTGACGGTGCTGTTCGCCCTGGTGCTGTTCTTCGCCGCACTGTCGCAGCACCAGAGCGCGGTCTGGCGGCGCAGGACATTCCTCGCACTCAGCGGTGTGATCGCCCTCGTGGGGCTCGTGATCCTGCTGACGTTCCCGATCAAGATCTGACTCCGCTCCGATGCAGATGACCGGGGAGGAGCTGCGACAGCGCTGGTTGCGCTATCGGCGTCGGTTCGGCTCGCGCCGCACCATCCTCAGCGATCTGAAGGCCGGAATCGTGCTGGGGGTCGAGAGCGTCCCCGACGGGCTCGCGTCGGGTCTGCTCGCCGGGGTGAACCCCGTGATGGGGTTGAACGCCTACATCGTCGGGACGTTCGCCGGCGCGCTGGCCACCGGATCGGTCTTCATGTCCGTGCAGGCGACAGGCGCGATGGCGGTGATCATCGCCGATGTGCCCGAGGTCCACGGAGACGACGGCATGGGCGCGATGGCGATGCTGACCGTGATGGCAGGCATCGTGATGCTGGTGCTCGGCGTCGCACGGCTGGGCAGCCTCGTGCGCTTCATCCCGACGGCGGTGCTGATCGGATTCGTCAACGCCGTCGCCGTCAACATCGTGCTCAGTCAGCTCGAGAACTTCACGGGGTTCGACAGCGATGCCGACGCTCGTCTGCTGAGGGTCGTCGACATCGCCGCGAACCTGCTGCAGATCAGCTGGTGGTCCGTGATCGTGGGCACCGTCACGATCGGACTGATTCTTCTGCTCGAGCGCACCCCGCTCGGCGCGCTCTCGATGGTCGTCGCGATCATCGTCGGATCCGCGCTCGCCGTGGTGCTGCCCGACGGCGCGGTCGCGACGATCTCCGACGTGGCAGAGGCGGGTCGGAGTCTTCCCTCGGTCTCCCTGCCCGACCTGTCGATGATCTTCGTGCTCATCGTCCCCGCGCTGTCGCTCGCACTGGTCGGTCTCGTGCAGGGAGCCGCGATCTCCGGGTCCATCCCGAACCCCGACGGTCGCTACCCCGATGCCTCCGCCGACTTCCGCGGGCAGGGCATCGCCAACATCGCCACCGGGATGCTGCAGGGCATCCCCGTCGGAGGATCCATGTCGGCGACGGCGCTGTCCCGGGCAGCCGGGGCCCGCAGTGCGGCCGGCAACCTCATCGCCGCCGTCGTGATGGTGCTCAGCGTGCTCGTGTTCGGGCCGCTCATCGGATACATCGCCATGCCCGCGCTCGCCGGCCTCTTGATCCTGGTCGGCGTCCGCACGGTCAAGCCGCGGCAGATCGTCATGGTGTTCAAGACGGGCGCCGTGCAGATCGCCGTGTTCCTCGTCACCTTCGCGCTCACGCTCCTCATCCCGCTGCAGTACGCGGTGCTCGCCGGTGTCGGTCTCGCCGTGGTGCTGCAGATCGCACGCCAGTCGAATCGCGTGCGGGTGCGTCGGTGGGTGTTCGACGAGCCGAACGGGCGTCCGATCGAGCAGGATCCGCCCCCGACCCTCGAACCGGGGGAGACGGTCGTGCTGACCCCCTACGGCAGTCTGTTCTTCGCCTCCGCGCCCTCGTTCCGTCAGCAGCTGCCCGACGCCGAGCACAGCAGCCCCGGAGCATTCGTGATCATCCGCCTCCGCGGCACGGACGAGCTGGGAGTGACCTTCCTCACGATGATCCGCACTTACGCCCAAGAGCTTGCGGCGGTGGGGGCCACTCTGATGGTCGCGGGCGTCGGCCCCCGGGTGCAGGCGCAGCTGGCGTCGACGGGGGTGCGCGCCGTCGTCGGCGAGGAGAACATCTTCGTCGAGCAGCCCCGACTCGGAGACGCGCTGCAGGACGCGCTCGCCGAGGTGTCGCGTCGCCGA
This genomic interval carries:
- a CDS encoding GAP family protein, which translates into the protein MGPVIGQLLPLAVGIAISPLPVIAGILMLMSPRARSTGVGFLVGWLGGIVIVAVLFAALSSVLPDQSGDGATPILGVVQLVLGVLMLLMAVRQWRGRPKPGAQPEMPKWMAQIDGMTFFAALGLGLLLAALNPKNLLLGASAGVTLGGAGLGVGDMVVVVVIYTILASSTVLIPVVGFLLASERLRAPLGRLRDWLQAENAVIMTVLLLVLGVVIIGKGIAAFG
- a CDS encoding SulP family inorganic anion transporter — protein: MTGEELRQRWLRYRRRFGSRRTILSDLKAGIVLGVESVPDGLASGLLAGVNPVMGLNAYIVGTFAGALATGSVFMSVQATGAMAVIIADVPEVHGDDGMGAMAMLTVMAGIVMLVLGVARLGSLVRFIPTAVLIGFVNAVAVNIVLSQLENFTGFDSDADARLLRVVDIAANLLQISWWSVIVGTVTIGLILLLERTPLGALSMVVAIIVGSALAVVLPDGAVATISDVAEAGRSLPSVSLPDLSMIFVLIVPALSLALVGLVQGAAISGSIPNPDGRYPDASADFRGQGIANIATGMLQGIPVGGSMSATALSRAAGARSAAGNLIAAVVMVLSVLVFGPLIGYIAMPALAGLLILVGVRTVKPRQIVMVFKTGAVQIAVFLVTFALTLLIPLQYAVLAGVGLAVVLQIARQSNRVRVRRWVFDEPNGRPIEQDPPPTLEPGETVVLTPYGSLFFASAPSFRQQLPDAEHSSPGAFVIIRLRGTDELGVTFLTMIRTYAQELAAVGATLMVAGVGPRVQAQLASTGVRAVVGEENIFVEQPRLGDALQDALAEVSRRRLDAG